GCCTTGAAGTCGACGAAAGTGACTCCCTCGTCCACTACGAGTCCTTCGATCTGCATGAAGGCGGGCGTATGCGTCGCGTCGTAAGTATCGCGTCGATAGACCCAACCTGGCGCAAGAATGCGAATCGGCGGCTCGAATTTCTCCATGGTCCGCATCTGGACCGGAGACGTGTGGCTGCGTAGCAGCACCGAGTCGACCAGATACAGGGTATCCTGCTCATCTGCCGCGGGGTGGTCGAGTGGGGTATTGAGCGCCTCGAAGTTATACCATTCGGTGTCTGCCTCCGGCCCCCGAGCTCGACTGAAGCCCAAATCGCGGAAAATGTGCCAAATTTCGTCCACCGCCTGGGTAATCGGGTGTAGCCCACCTTTCCACTTCGCACGCCCAGGCAGTGAAAGATCGAGACTGCCAGTGACCGCTGGGCCGGCGAGATCCGATGCCCGGGTGTCCAGTGCGGTGGTAACCGCCCCTTTCACTTGATTTGCCTTCTGGCCGACCCGTGGGCGATCCTCGGCCGACATATGGCCGACTCCCCTCAGGATTCCAGAGATTCGGCCCTCACTGCGCCCCAGATAGGTCACACGGGCGGCTTCAAGAGCTTCCGTGTCCGCCGCCGACGCGATCGCGTCGAGCGCCTCACGTTCGAGGGCCACAAGAGCCTCGATCGGATTTGAATCACTCATTCAGGTGAATGGTCGTAAGTCGTTGGGGCCGGCCACCGGAGCCGAAGAGCGAAAACTACAACGCCGAACCGCTGTGGACTACTGACGGTACGCGGGAATACCGGCTAACGCGACCTTGCTTCGGACGAAGACGCCACTGCCTCGGCCCACTTCCCGGTCTTCGGCATCATAGGCTATCGCCTCCGCGATGATCTGGGAGCGATTTTGGGTTACCACACACCCCACGGACCTCAAACGGCCCTCGGACACCGGGCGTGTCAGGTACGTGGTAAAGGATGTCGTCAGCACGAATACGTCCTCCACGATCGATGAAGCCGCGAAAAAAGCCGCATCGTCGAGCATTTTGAAGGTGACGGAACCGTGGATGGCTCCCGCGGGATGGAAATATTTCGGATGGACCTCAATCTGGATCGTGGCTGCTTCGTGTTCGACTCCGATAGTCGGTCGGTAGAACTCGTTGATGGGAGCCTGAAGGTACATATGCTCGAGGGCCCGGAAGTGGTCCCGGTTCATGAGTTCCTTTCGCGAGCTACGCGAAAGGGCCCCGCAGCATCAGCTACGGAGCCCTTAAACGTCCGGTGCACCGATCGAGACCGACCGATCAGGCTCAGCCAGCCTTGGACGCCAATCCTGCGCGTGCTTGCTCAACGACGGCACCGAAGGCATCGGGGTTACGGACCGCGAGATCCGCCAGAGCCTTTCGATCCAGCTCAATCCCGGCGTGCTTCAGGCCGTTGATGAAGACCGAGTATGACATGTCGTGTTCACGGGTCGCGGCGTTGATACGGGCGATCCAGAGCCTGCGGAAGTTCCGCTTCTTGTTCTTGCGGTCCCGATACGCGTGCTCCCAGCCCTTCTCAACTGCGTCCTTCGCTGTCCGGTAGAGATTCTTCCGGCCGCCAAAATAACCCTTGGCAACCTTGAAGATCTTCTTCTTTCGATTATTCCGCGGGACGGCAGAGGTGGTTCTTGGCATGGTACTGCCTCCTTAGGCGTAGGGGAGAAGTTTGTTCAGCTTCTTCGCATCAGCCTTAGACACGAGATCGGCCTTCCGAAGACGACGCTTACGCTTCGTAGTCATCTTCGTGAGGATGTGGCTCTTATAGGCCCTCATCCGCTTCAACTTTCCGGTTCCGGTCTTCTTGATCCGCTTCGCCGCACCACGGTGCGTCTTCATCTTCGGCATTGTATCTGATACTCCGTTCTCCCCAC
This region of Longimicrobiales bacterium genomic DNA includes:
- the pheS gene encoding phenylalanine--tRNA ligase subunit alpha → MSDSNPIEALVALEREALDAIASAADTEALEAARVTYLGRSEGRISGILRGVGHMSAEDRPRVGQKANQVKGAVTTALDTRASDLAGPAVTGSLDLSLPGRAKWKGGLHPITQAVDEIWHIFRDLGFSRARGPEADTEWYNFEALNTPLDHPAADEQDTLYLVDSVLLRSHTSPVQMRTMEKFEPPIRILAPGWVYRRDTYDATHTPAFMQIEGLVVDEGVTFVDFKATLAEFARRYWGPDTQVRFRPSFFPFTEPSAEVDVKRVITRPDGTREETDWLEIMGAGMVDPNVLANAGYDPERYTGWAFGMGPARIALLKHGVSDLRTFFENDVRFLEQFS
- a CDS encoding PaaI family thioesterase gives rise to the protein MNRDHFRALEHMYLQAPINEFYRPTIGVEHEAATIQIEVHPKYFHPAGAIHGSVTFKMLDDAAFFAASSIVEDVFVLTTSFTTYLTRPVSEGRLRSVGCVVTQNRSQIIAEAIAYDAEDREVGRGSGVFVRSKVALAGIPAYRQ
- the rplT gene encoding 50S ribosomal protein L20 — encoded protein: MPRTTSAVPRNNRKKKIFKVAKGYFGGRKNLYRTAKDAVEKGWEHAYRDRKNKKRNFRRLWIARINAATREHDMSYSVFINGLKHAGIELDRKALADLAVRNPDAFGAVVEQARAGLASKAG
- the rpmI gene encoding 50S ribosomal protein L35; this translates as MPKMKTHRGAAKRIKKTGTGKLKRMRAYKSHILTKMTTKRKRRLRKADLVSKADAKKLNKLLPYA